From Zhongshania aliphaticivorans, one genomic window encodes:
- the atpD gene encoding F0F1 ATP synthase subunit beta: MSSGRIVQVIGAVIDVEFPRDAVPQVYDALLVTDSGLTLEVQQQLGDGVVRTIALGSSEGLRRGLDVSNTNDKIRVPVGIETLGRIMDVLGNPIDECGPIGEKERMPIHRKAPAYEELASSNDLLETGIKVIDLVCPFARGGKVGLFGGAGVGKTVNMMELINNIATEHSGLSVFAGVGERTREGNDFYHEMQEAGVVNVEDFSKSKVAMVYGQMNEPPGNRLRVALTGLTMAEKFRDEGRDVLLFVDNIYRYTLAGTEVSALLGRMPSAVGYQPTLAEEMGVLQERITSTKTGSITSIQAVYVPADDLTDPSPATTFAHLDSTVVLSRDIAAKGIYPAVDPLDSTSRQLDPLIIGAEHYEVARGVQNVLQRYKELKDIIAILGMDELSEEDKTTVERARKIERFLSQPFHVAEIFTGSPGKYVSLKDTIAGFSGILNGDYDHLPEQAFYMVGTIEEAIEKAAKL, from the coding sequence ATGAGTAGCGGACGTATCGTACAAGTTATCGGCGCCGTTATCGACGTGGAATTTCCACGCGATGCGGTACCACAGGTCTATGATGCACTGTTGGTTACTGACAGCGGTCTAACCCTGGAAGTACAACAGCAATTAGGAGACGGCGTAGTTCGCACCATCGCCCTCGGTTCTTCTGAAGGATTGCGTCGTGGTCTAGACGTTAGCAACACTAACGACAAGATTCGTGTACCCGTGGGCATTGAAACCCTGGGCCGGATCATGGACGTTCTTGGTAACCCCATTGACGAATGTGGCCCTATCGGTGAAAAAGAGCGTATGCCTATTCACCGTAAGGCACCTGCCTACGAAGAATTAGCGTCTTCTAACGACCTGCTCGAAACCGGTATCAAGGTTATCGACTTGGTTTGCCCTTTCGCACGGGGTGGTAAAGTTGGTCTGTTCGGTGGTGCCGGTGTTGGTAAAACCGTAAACATGATGGAATTGATCAACAACATCGCAACCGAGCACAGCGGTTTGTCTGTATTCGCCGGTGTTGGTGAGCGTACTCGTGAAGGTAACGACTTCTATCACGAGATGCAGGAAGCGGGCGTTGTAAACGTCGAAGACTTCAGCAAATCTAAAGTAGCAATGGTTTACGGCCAGATGAACGAGCCACCGGGTAACCGTTTGCGCGTTGCACTGACTGGTTTGACCATGGCTGAAAAATTCCGTGACGAAGGCCGTGACGTACTGTTGTTCGTTGACAACATCTACCGTTACACCTTGGCCGGTACCGAAGTATCTGCACTGTTGGGCCGTATGCCTTCAGCGGTAGGTTACCAGCCAACACTGGCAGAAGAGATGGGTGTTCTTCAGGAACGTATCACCTCAACTAAGACTGGCTCTATCACTTCTATCCAGGCGGTATACGTACCGGCGGATGACTTGACCGACCCATCGCCAGCAACCACCTTTGCTCACTTAGACTCAACTGTTGTACTGAGCCGTGACATCGCTGCCAAGGGTATTTACCCAGCGGTAGATCCACTGGACTCTACTTCACGTCAGTTGGATCCGCTGATCATTGGTGCTGAGCACTACGAAGTAGCTCGCGGCGTACAGAACGTATTGCAGCGCTACAAAGAACTGAAAGATATTATCGCCATTCTCGGTATGGACGAATTGTCTGAAGAAGACAAAACGACTGTTGAGCGTGCTCGTAAGATCGAACGTTTCTTGTCACAGCCTTTCCACGTTGCTGAAATCTTCACCGGTAGCCCAGGTAAGTACGTGTCTCTGAAAGACACTATTGCTGGCTTTAGCGGTATTCTGAACGGTGACTACGATCACCTGCCAGAGCAAGCTTTCTACATGGTTGGTACCATCGAAGAAGCAATCGAGAAAGCGGCTAAACTGTAA
- the atpG gene encoding F0F1 ATP synthase subunit gamma — MAGAKEIRTQISSIKSTQKITSAMEMVAASKMRRAQDRMELGKPYARRMRAVVGHIANANPEYRHQYMTEREVKRVGFVIVSTDRGLCGGLNTNVFKKAIKAMKGWSDKNVEIDLCLIGSKAGAFFKSYGGNVVAAAKDMGEAPSVADLIGSVKVMLDAYGEGNIDRLYLVGNEFVNTMTQSPFVSQLLPLEAEQDDSLKHHWDYIYEPSPEELLEGLLTRYVESQVYQTVIENGACEQAARMIAMKNATDNAGDIIDGLQLVYNKARQAAITQELSEIVSGAAAVSS; from the coding sequence ATGGCAGGTGCAAAAGAGATACGCACCCAGATATCCAGCATCAAGAGCACGCAAAAAATCACTAGCGCCATGGAAATGGTTGCGGCGAGTAAAATGCGTAGAGCTCAAGATCGCATGGAATTGGGTAAACCCTACGCACGGCGCATGCGCGCGGTGGTGGGTCATATCGCCAATGCTAATCCAGAGTACCGTCATCAGTATATGACTGAGCGGGAAGTTAAGCGCGTCGGTTTCGTCATTGTTTCTACAGACCGTGGCCTGTGTGGCGGCTTGAACACCAATGTGTTCAAGAAAGCGATCAAGGCAATGAAAGGCTGGTCTGACAAGAACGTAGAAATTGATTTGTGCTTAATCGGCAGCAAGGCTGGAGCATTTTTCAAGAGCTACGGTGGCAATGTTGTTGCCGCTGCAAAAGACATGGGCGAAGCGCCCAGCGTTGCTGATTTGATTGGCAGTGTAAAAGTTATGCTCGACGCTTACGGCGAAGGCAATATCGACCGCCTGTATCTGGTCGGCAATGAGTTCGTGAACACCATGACTCAGAGCCCATTTGTAAGCCAGTTACTGCCTTTGGAAGCAGAGCAAGACGACAGTTTAAAGCATCACTGGGATTATATTTACGAGCCCAGCCCTGAAGAATTACTGGAAGGCTTATTGACTCGCTATGTTGAGTCACAGGTTTACCAGACAGTGATTGAGAACGGTGCCTGTGAGCAAGCTGCAAGAATGATCGCGATGAAGAACGCGACTGACAATGCCGGCGATATTATCGACGGTCTGCAGCTGGTTTATAACAAAGCACGTCAGGCAGCGATTACCCAGGAACTGTCAGAAATCGTGAGTGGTGCAGCGGCGGTATCGTCGTAA
- the atpA gene encoding F0F1 ATP synthase subunit alpha encodes MQQLNPSEISDIIKQRIDNLDVSAQAQNEGTVVSVSDGIVRIHGLTDVMYGEMIEFEGGRFGMALNLERDSVGAVVLGDYLGIAEGQTCKCTGRILEVPVGPELLGRVVDALGNPIDGKGPINAKLTDAIEKVAPGVIWRKSVDQPVQIGLKAVDAMVPIGRGQRELIIGDRQIGKTAIAIDAIINQKSSGIKCVYVAIGQKASSIAAVVRKLEEHGAMDHTVVVAATASDPASMQFIAPFTGCTIGEYYRDRGEDALIIYDDLTKQAWAYRQISLLLRRPPGREAYPGDVFYLHSRLLERAARVSEDYVEKFTNGEVKGKTGSLTALPVIETQAGDVSAFVPTNVISITDGQIFVETDMFNSGIRPAMNAGISVSRVGGAAQTKIIKKLSGGIRTALAQYRELAAFSQFASDLDEATKAQLSQGERVTELMKQKQYSPLSIAEMGLSLYCANEGHLKNVEVAKILDFESAILSFANAEYAGVMKEINDSGNWNADLEGKFKELVEKFKATQTW; translated from the coding sequence ATGCAGCAACTGAATCCATCCGAGATTAGCGATATTATCAAACAGCGCATCGACAATTTAGATGTGTCTGCCCAGGCCCAGAATGAGGGCACGGTAGTATCGGTATCTGACGGTATCGTACGCATCCACGGTTTAACCGATGTGATGTACGGCGAAATGATCGAGTTTGAAGGTGGCCGTTTTGGTATGGCACTTAACCTTGAGCGCGATTCGGTCGGCGCCGTGGTTTTGGGCGACTACCTTGGTATCGCCGAAGGCCAGACCTGTAAATGTACAGGTCGTATATTAGAAGTACCGGTTGGTCCGGAATTGCTTGGTCGCGTTGTAGACGCACTGGGTAACCCAATCGACGGTAAAGGCCCAATCAACGCAAAATTAACCGACGCAATTGAAAAAGTTGCTCCCGGTGTAATTTGGCGTAAGTCGGTAGACCAGCCTGTGCAGATCGGCCTTAAAGCCGTTGATGCCATGGTGCCAATCGGTCGCGGTCAGCGCGAACTGATTATCGGTGACCGTCAGATCGGTAAAACCGCCATTGCAATCGACGCCATCATTAACCAGAAGTCTTCTGGTATTAAATGTGTGTACGTCGCAATCGGTCAGAAAGCATCTTCTATTGCCGCTGTTGTGCGTAAATTAGAAGAGCACGGCGCAATGGACCACACAGTGGTTGTTGCTGCTACCGCATCCGATCCAGCATCTATGCAGTTCATTGCTCCTTTCACTGGCTGTACTATTGGTGAGTACTACCGTGATCGCGGCGAAGACGCACTGATCATTTATGACGATTTGACTAAGCAGGCTTGGGCCTACCGTCAAATCTCCCTGTTGCTGCGTCGTCCACCGGGTCGTGAAGCTTACCCCGGCGATGTATTCTACCTCCACTCTCGTCTACTTGAGCGCGCAGCCCGCGTTTCAGAAGATTACGTTGAGAAATTCACCAACGGTGAAGTGAAAGGTAAAACAGGTTCATTAACGGCTCTGCCTGTTATCGAAACCCAAGCGGGTGACGTATCGGCTTTCGTACCGACCAACGTTATCTCCATCACCGATGGTCAGATCTTTGTTGAAACAGATATGTTCAACTCAGGTATACGCCCAGCGATGAACGCCGGTATTTCGGTATCGCGGGTTGGTGGTGCAGCGCAGACCAAGATTATCAAGAAATTGTCTGGTGGTATCCGTACCGCACTGGCTCAGTACCGTGAATTGGCGGCGTTCTCGCAGTTCGCATCTGACCTTGATGAAGCGACTAAAGCTCAGCTTTCACAAGGTGAGCGCGTTACCGAACTGATGAAGCAGAAACAGTACAGCCCCCTCAGCATTGCTGAAATGGGTTTATCTTTGTACTGCGCTAACGAAGGTCACCTGAAAAACGTTGAAGTTGCCAAGATTCTCGATTTTGAATCAGCAATTCTGTCTTTCGCCAATGCCGAATACGCTGGCGTAATGAAAGAAATCAACGACAGCGGTAACTGGAACGCAGATCTTGAAGGCAAGTTCAAAGAACTTGTTGAAAAGTTCAAGGCAACTCAGACTTGGTAA
- a CDS encoding F0F1 ATP synthase subunit delta, which produces MAELSTTARPYAKAAFEHALAASALAEWSKMLNTAAAVAQQAGVQKVLSSPALTTAQQAQAFIDICGDTFNAGGENFIKILAENKRLSLLPTISELFEAQKAIQEKTVDVEIATAFALDTASEQRLAEVLTKKLARQVNVHSHVDAQLIGGVVIRAGDLVIDGSVRGRLAKLAEALNS; this is translated from the coding sequence ATGGCGGAATTAAGCACAACAGCTAGACCCTATGCCAAAGCAGCTTTCGAGCATGCTTTGGCAGCTTCAGCATTGGCCGAATGGTCAAAAATGCTGAATACCGCAGCAGCAGTTGCTCAGCAAGCAGGCGTTCAGAAAGTTCTGAGCTCTCCGGCACTGACAACCGCTCAGCAGGCGCAGGCATTTATCGATATCTGCGGCGATACATTTAATGCTGGCGGCGAAAATTTCATCAAGATACTCGCAGAGAATAAGCGACTGAGCCTGCTTCCAACAATCAGTGAATTGTTTGAAGCACAGAAGGCGATTCAAGAAAAAACCGTGGATGTCGAAATCGCCACCGCGTTTGCCTTGGACACAGCCTCTGAGCAGCGTCTTGCCGAAGTTTTGACTAAGAAATTGGCTCGCCAAGTAAATGTTCACTCCCATGTAGATGCCCAGTTAATTGGCGGCGTGGTGATTAGAGCAGGTGACTTGGTGATAGATGGCTCGGTGCGCGGTCGCTTGGCGAAACTCGCTGAAGCATTAAATTCCTGA
- a CDS encoding F0F1 ATP synthase subunit B, whose amino-acid sequence MNINLTLIGQSISFLFFVWFCHAFVWSAIRKAMEEREKQIADGLDAADRAGRDLELAQEKAAKQLREAKGEAAAIIDAANKRASQIVEEAKDVARVEGERLKAAAEAQIEQDVNRAKEQLRSQVAKLALVGASKVLEASIDESVHKDMVDKLAASL is encoded by the coding sequence GTGAATATTAATCTCACACTGATTGGACAATCGATCAGCTTTCTGTTCTTTGTATGGTTCTGCCACGCATTTGTGTGGAGCGCCATTCGCAAAGCAATGGAAGAGCGTGAAAAGCAAATCGCTGATGGTTTGGATGCCGCAGATCGTGCTGGCCGTGATCTTGAGTTAGCTCAAGAAAAAGCCGCCAAGCAACTGCGCGAAGCGAAAGGCGAAGCAGCAGCTATTATTGATGCTGCTAATAAGCGCGCTAGCCAAATCGTTGAAGAAGCTAAAGACGTGGCACGTGTTGAAGGCGAACGCCTGAAAGCAGCCGCCGAAGCCCAGATTGAGCAAGATGTGAACCGCGCCAAAGAACAACTGCGCTCACAGGTTGCTAAATTGGCCTTGGTAGGCGCGAGCAAAGTGCTGGAAGCATCTATCGATGAGTCTGTTCATAAAGACATGGTCGACAAGCTGGCAGCAAGCCTGTAA